Genomic segment of Chloroflexota bacterium:
CCTCTACGGACTCCAGTTCGGCACGCTGGGCTATGCCTACCCCGTCGCCCTGGGCGCCAAGCTCGCCGCGCCCGACCGTCCGGCCGTGGCCATCGGCGGCGACGGCGGCTTCCTCTTCACCGGACAGGAGCTCGCCACCGCCGTGCAGCTCGGCATCAACGTCCCCATGGTCATCTTCAACGACGACGCCTACGGCGCCATCAAGGAAGACTTCGTGCGCGACTACGACAACGCCTACGAGGTGGACCTGGTGAACCCCGACTTCGTGCGCTACGCCGAGGCCTTCGGCGCCGTGGGCATGCGGGCCAATCCCGAAAACCTCGGCGACACGCTGCGCCGCGCCCTGGAGCTCGACCGCCCGTCGATCATCGACGTGCCCGCCAAGCTCCGTCGGCCGCTCAAGGTGGACTGAGGCCCGAGCTGACCGAACCGCCCGTCCTCACCACCCGCCTGGACGGCCAGCACGCCATCGTCACGGGCGCCGCCAAGGGCATCGGCCGGGCCGCAGCGCGCGCCCTGCACGCCGCCGGGGCCAACGTCACCCTCGCCGACATCGACGGCGAGGGCGCCAGTGCGGTCGCCGAGAGTTTGAGCGCGGCTGGCCCGCCGTGCTTGGGCTTGCGCCTCGACGTCACCAACGACGTCTCGGTGCGCGCCGGCGTCGCCAAGGCGGCGGAGCGCTGGGGCCGAGTGGACATCCTCGTCAACAACGCCGGCATCTCCGGCTATTCGTCCCCCGTCTGGGAGACTACCGACGCCGACTGGCAGCGAGTCCTCGACCTGAACCTCAGCGGCACGTTTCGCATGTGCCGCGCCGTGGTCCCGCACATGCTCGAGCGGGGCTACGGGCGAATCGTCAACATCGCCTCAATCTCGGCCAAGGACGGCAATGTCAATGTCGCCGCCTATCCCGCCTCGAAGGCCGGAATCATCGGCTTCACGCGCGCCCTCGCCATGGAGCTTGTCCAACAGGGCGTGCTGGTCAACGCCGTCTCGCCCGCCGCCGTCGACACCGAGACCTCGCTGGCCGCCGATCAGACCATGCGCGCCCCGCTCGTCGCCAAGATCCCCATGGGCCGCGCCGCAAAGCCCGAGGAAATCGCCGCCCTGGTCGCCTTCCTCGCCTCCCCCGCCTGCGCCTTCAGCACCGGCGCCAACTTCGACATCACCGGCGGCCGCGCCAACATCACCTGATCCGCGCCGGTCCGGCGCCCTTTCCCTGGAAGGAGACTTTTGCGTAACCCTCCACTAGTCCCCGCAGGCGGGGAGCGGGAATCCGGTCCGGCTCCCTCTCCCACGGGGAGAGGGTCGGGGTGAGGGGATCCCCGCCGTCCGTCGTTCCCGCAGCATCGTTATTCCGAGCGCAGCGAGGAATCTACGGGGCAATTGGCGATGCGCAACGCCCGTCAACTCCTCACAACCGTCGCCCCGCCGACAGTCGCACTTGACGCCCCGTAATCGGCAATAATCGCGCCGGGCCTGGCAGTTCCCGGCTTGTCGAACGCTTCTCGCGCCCTTCGCCTGACTGCAATCGTTCCAAGGGAGCAACGACCAGTTGGAGATCCATGACGCGCTCTTCGCCGTCGGCCTGCTGATCGTCGTCGCCAAGCTGCTGGAAGGCGTCTTCAAGCGCCTCGGCCTCAACTCCATCATCGCCTACGCCACGACCGGGGTGATCCTGGGCCCCGTCACCGGGCTCGTAGAAGCCGGTTCCGAAGTCGAAATCGTCCTGGGCATCGGCATCTTTCTGTTCTTCTTCCTCATCGGACTGGATGAGCTCGACATTCGCGGGTTCATCTCGGCCATTCGCGGGCGGCTCTTCATTGCCTCGGTCTTGTCGCTGGTCATATCGCTGTTAATTTCCCTGGCCGTCACCACGGACGTCATCGTGGACTTGGGGTTGGGGCTCGACTTCACCCAGGCCCTCGGGGTGGCCGGCGTCCTATCGCTGTCCAGCCTCGGCGTCGTCGCCAAGGTGCTGATCGATGAGGGTCGCCTGCGAGAACCGGTTGGCGTTCAGATATTCACCGCCGTCGTCATCGCTGAGCTGATCGGGCTATTCATCGTCGGCTTTGCCATCAGCGAGCATTTCTACGCCAGCGGTGAAGCCCGCACGCTCGATGTGCTCAGCGTATTCACGCTGGTGGGACAAATCGTCGGCTTCGCGATTCTCACCTGGTTCGTATCCACCAGGATCCTTCCCAAGGTCATCGTCTTTCTGCAGCGGTTCATGCAGGTGCCCCAGCTCTCCTTTGGATTGCTGTTGGGCGGACTCTTCCTGGTCGTCGTCGGCGCCGAGAAGGTCGGCCTGCATGGGTCCCTGGGCGCGCTGCTTTTCGGTGCGGCCCTTTCCATGCTGCCCTACCAGGTGCGGCGGGACATCATGCCCGGCATGCAGGGCACCGCCGAGGGCCTGTTCGTGCCGCTGTTCTTCGCCTCCGCCGGCCTGAATCTGAGCCTTGAATTTCTGAGTCTGCCCCTTGTGACCATCCTGGTCTTGGCCCTGGTGCCATTGGCCGGCAAATTCGCCGGGGCCTTCATCAGCGCCTACGTCACCCGGCTCCAGGCCCCGCTCGCCACCGCCGCGGGATTGATGGCCAAGGGCGTGGCCGAGATTGCGCTGCTGCTGTTGCTCCTGCACACGGGCGCCATCGACGAGGGCGTGTTCTCACTCCTGGTGCTTGTCATGTTCGCTTACATCCTGCTCACACCCATGGGCATCAGCCTCGCCCTCAAGCGGATCAAGCACGCCGAGGCCGTCGCTCCTCAAGCGAATGCGCCGCCGTCGCTGAGTCGATTCGCCCTGGAAGGCATCAGGGTCGGCGAAGTCCTGGACCGAGCGCGCAACTATCCGCAACAGTCGCTCACCGTCAAGACATTCGCCGAACACTGGCTGCTGCCGGAACAGCATGACTACGTCGTCATGAAAAACGGCGAGCTAGCCGGCGTCGTCTCCTTGAGCATGTTGCGCTACCTCCCACGCAGCGAGTGGGATCGCACGCCGCTGCAGCAGGTCCTCCGCGGCGATACGCCGTTCGGGCAATCCGACGAGCTGCTCGAGGATCTCCTCC
This window contains:
- a CDS encoding SDR family NAD(P)-dependent oxidoreductase, giving the protein MDGQHAIVTGAAKGIGRAAARALHAAGANVTLADIDGEGASAVAESLSAAGPPCLGLRLDVTNDVSVRAGVAKAAERWGRVDILVNNAGISGYSSPVWETTDADWQRVLDLNLSGTFRMCRAVVPHMLERGYGRIVNIASISAKDGNVNVAAYPASKAGIIGFTRALAMELVQQGVLVNAVSPAAVDTETSLAADQTMRAPLVAKIPMGRAAKPEEIAALVAFLASPACAFSTGANFDITGGRANIT
- a CDS encoding cation:proton antiporter, with the translated sequence MEIHDALFAVGLLIVVAKLLEGVFKRLGLNSIIAYATTGVILGPVTGLVEAGSEVEIVLGIGIFLFFFLIGLDELDIRGFISAIRGRLFIASVLSLVISLLISLAVTTDVIVDLGLGLDFTQALGVAGVLSLSSLGVVAKVLIDEGRLREPVGVQIFTAVVIAELIGLFIVGFAISEHFYASGEARTLDVLSVFTLVGQIVGFAILTWFVSTRILPKVIVFLQRFMQVPQLSFGLLLGGLFLVVVGAEKVGLHGSLGALLFGAALSMLPYQVRRDIMPGMQGTAEGLFVPLFFASAGLNLSLEFLSLPLVTILVLALVPLAGKFAGAFISAYVTRLQAPLATAAGLMAKGVAEIALLLLLLHTGAIDEGVFSLLVLVMFAYILLTPMGISLALKRIKHAEAVAPQANAPPSLSRFALEGIRVGEVLDRARNYPQQSLTVKTFAEHWLLPEQHDYVVMKNGELAGVVSLSMLRYLPRSEWDRTPLQQVLRGDTPFGQSDELLEDLLQRMTENSLTVLPVADSETGEFIGSIASHEILEMVVLTAKGR